The following are encoded in a window of Cryobacterium sp. CG_9.6 genomic DNA:
- a CDS encoding PepSY domain-containing protein: MKKKFVLIAAGAAIVVGLAGAGVAVAVSEMGDDTLSGETLERASNAALAEVGPGTVTSAERTDDGGPEYDLEVRLDNGDEIDVELDSAFQVVWTGNLDRNESTSGGTSEPSTSVAPTATAGPADDQADDQANAEAAALAAVGSGTVTEFDRSDDSDHRYEVEITLPDGRDVDVELDAAFTVTTIDDAVQ, translated from the coding sequence ATGAAGAAGAAATTCGTCCTGATCGCCGCTGGTGCGGCCATCGTCGTGGGACTCGCCGGAGCTGGCGTTGCCGTCGCCGTGAGCGAGATGGGAGACGACACCCTGAGCGGAGAGACGCTCGAGCGTGCCAGCAATGCCGCTCTGGCCGAGGTGGGCCCGGGTACGGTAACGAGCGCCGAGCGCACGGACGACGGCGGGCCGGAATACGACCTCGAGGTTCGTCTCGACAATGGCGACGAGATCGATGTGGAGTTGGACAGCGCGTTCCAGGTGGTGTGGACCGGTAACCTCGACCGAAACGAATCAACTTCGGGTGGTACTTCCGAGCCCAGCACGTCTGTTGCGCCGACCGCAACGGCCGGACCCGCCGACGATCAGGCCGACGATCAGGCCAACGCTGAGGCTGCTGCCCTCGCCGCCGTGGGCAGCGGAACGGTCACCGAGTTCGACCGCAGTGACGACTCCGACCACCGCTATGAGGTTGAGATCACCCTCCCGGACGGCCGCGACGTTGACGTTGAACTCGACGCAGCCTTCACCGTCACCACCATCGACGACGCGGTTCAGTAG
- the rraA gene encoding ribonuclease E activity regulator RraA → MTLVTADLYDEHEEALQSVSLQFQNLGGRARFSGAIRTVTCFEDNALIKSILAAPGEGSVLVVDGAGSLNSALMGDMIAESAVANGWAGVVINGAIRDRVALSHLDLGVKALGSNPRKSSKTGSGEADTVVAFAGVTFTPGRTIYCDEDGILVER, encoded by the coding sequence ATGACACTGGTGACCGCTGATTTGTACGACGAGCACGAAGAAGCACTGCAGTCCGTTTCGCTGCAGTTTCAAAATCTGGGCGGTCGCGCCCGTTTCAGCGGTGCGATCCGCACCGTGACCTGCTTCGAAGACAATGCCTTGATCAAGTCGATTCTGGCCGCCCCGGGCGAGGGATCAGTGCTCGTTGTCGATGGGGCGGGCTCGCTCAATTCCGCGCTCATGGGTGACATGATTGCCGAATCAGCGGTAGCCAATGGCTGGGCGGGTGTTGTCATCAACGGGGCCATTCGCGACCGTGTTGCTCTCTCGCACCTCGACCTGGGAGTGAAGGCGCTGGGCAGCAACCCGCGCAAGAGTTCAAAAACGGGCAGCGGTGAAGCAGATACGGTGGTCGCTTTTGCCGGGGTGACGTTCACTCCGGGACGCACCATCTACTGCGACGAGGACGGAATTCTCGTCGAGCGCTGA
- a CDS encoding Pr6Pr family membrane protein, with product MRRRFGIARLLLATLGFIALTGYFIYTLGVASFALSNFFSYFTVQSAIAAILVLGLAALIALRRPRDPAWLDMARAMITTYILVSGVVYALIVLQASGANYAIAVPWSSQVLHFWIPALALLDWIVDPFKARVPWRYLPWVIVFPITWLVFTLIRGDRMGWYPYFFLDARQVSGPTETVFYCAIIVGIITGIAALLVALTRITRMPQLAVFPQAPRMQVIGSPPLNESKHEPKPEPTRPDRGRLQRTSA from the coding sequence ATGCGCAGAAGGTTTGGCATTGCCCGACTTCTGTTGGCGACCCTCGGATTCATCGCTCTGACCGGCTATTTCATTTATACGCTGGGCGTCGCCAGTTTTGCACTGAGCAACTTTTTTAGTTATTTCACCGTTCAGAGCGCTATAGCCGCCATCCTGGTGCTGGGTCTGGCGGCCCTCATCGCTCTGCGGCGTCCCCGGGACCCGGCCTGGCTTGATATGGCTCGGGCCATGATTACGACCTATATTTTGGTGTCCGGTGTGGTCTACGCGCTCATCGTCCTGCAGGCCTCGGGTGCTAACTACGCCATCGCGGTGCCCTGGTCCAGTCAGGTGTTGCACTTCTGGATCCCCGCCCTGGCGCTCCTGGACTGGATCGTGGACCCGTTCAAGGCGCGCGTTCCGTGGCGGTATCTGCCCTGGGTGATCGTTTTTCCCATTACCTGGCTCGTGTTCACCCTCATTCGTGGTGACCGGATGGGCTGGTATCCCTACTTCTTCCTCGATGCGCGGCAGGTGAGTGGCCCGACCGAAACGGTGTTCTACTGTGCCATCATCGTGGGGATCATCACCGGCATCGCCGCCCTCCTCGTAGCTCTCACCAGAATCACGCGGATGCCGCAGCTCGCCGTGTTCCCGCAGGCCCCGCGCATGCAGGTGATCGGCAGCCCGCCCCTCAACGAATCCAAGCACGAGCCCAAGCCCGAGCCGACTCGGCCCGACAGGGGTCGGCTGCAGCGAACAAGCGCGTGA
- a CDS encoding NAD(P)/FAD-dependent oxidoreductase: MKRRQFLIGTASGLSVLVLAACGAPSPQPTASVVPTALPSVVPNPQGMARTSWSTDPFARGSFSFSAVGAAPEDRLALAQPLLNRVFFAGEATAATEPGTVQGARESGLRAATQVQASGQVSDRVTVIGAGIAGLAAATQLREAGYAVSVVEARERVGGRIDTVTQGWPTPIELGASFVRNAASNTLNDEFAALGVSTLPFSREPEVRTRTGEVVPLSPLGADAVAAALVWAASQLQDVSVERAIVDSGESDQSASLDAAGLSDADWLHYEITTQLKMDSGALPSDQSAWYTAAAPTSDDDYIVVGGYANLLSSDAAALDVTLASVVTLIAYTEEGVSLRLGAGEALSVDRVIVTVPLGVLKDGAVEFSPELPFAHRSAIAAMGVGVVDKVWLRYDVPFWDTAAPVWTTVGLDADFPVWVNMMPITGEPVLMGMVAAENALRLAESSDADFLAAALKSLEPFLAEA, encoded by the coding sequence ATGAAGCGCCGTCAGTTTTTGATCGGAACGGCATCGGGGCTGTCGGTCCTGGTGCTCGCGGCCTGTGGTGCGCCGTCGCCCCAGCCCACGGCATCCGTTGTTCCCACCGCACTGCCCTCGGTGGTGCCGAACCCCCAGGGCATGGCGCGTACCTCGTGGTCGACCGACCCCTTTGCTCGTGGTTCGTTCAGTTTTTCCGCTGTGGGCGCGGCGCCGGAAGACCGACTGGCTCTCGCCCAGCCCCTCCTGAACCGGGTGTTCTTTGCCGGTGAAGCAACCGCGGCCACGGAACCGGGAACGGTGCAGGGCGCCCGCGAGTCGGGTCTGCGGGCAGCGACGCAGGTGCAGGCCAGTGGCCAGGTCAGCGACCGCGTCACCGTCATTGGCGCCGGCATCGCGGGCTTGGCGGCAGCCACTCAGCTGCGCGAAGCCGGATATGCGGTGAGCGTTGTCGAGGCCCGCGAGCGGGTGGGCGGTCGCATTGACACGGTCACGCAGGGATGGCCGACCCCGATCGAGCTCGGGGCGTCTTTTGTGCGCAACGCCGCGTCGAACACTCTGAACGATGAGTTCGCGGCGTTGGGCGTGAGCACCCTGCCGTTCTCGCGCGAGCCGGAGGTGCGCACCCGGACGGGCGAGGTTGTGCCGCTTTCGCCGCTCGGCGCCGATGCCGTGGCTGCGGCGCTGGTCTGGGCCGCGTCACAGCTGCAGGACGTCTCCGTGGAACGCGCCATCGTGGACTCGGGAGAATCCGATCAGTCTGCGTCCCTCGACGCCGCGGGGCTCTCAGATGCCGACTGGTTGCACTATGAGATCACCACCCAGCTCAAAATGGACTCCGGCGCCCTCCCCAGCGACCAATCCGCGTGGTACACCGCCGCCGCACCCACGAGCGATGACGACTATATCGTCGTGGGCGGTTATGCCAACCTGCTCAGCAGCGACGCTGCCGCTCTTGATGTCACCCTGGCCAGTGTGGTGACGCTCATTGCGTACACCGAGGAGGGTGTGAGTCTGCGACTCGGTGCCGGCGAGGCGCTCTCCGTGGACCGCGTGATTGTCACCGTTCCACTCGGTGTTCTCAAAGACGGGGCCGTGGAGTTCTCACCGGAGTTACCGTTCGCGCACCGGAGTGCGATTGCCGCGATGGGCGTGGGTGTGGTCGACAAGGTGTGGCTGCGCTATGACGTACCCTTCTGGGATACCGCTGCGCCAGTGTGGACCACCGTTGGATTGGATGCCGACTTCCCGGTGTGGGTCAACATGATGCCGATCACGGGAGAACCGGTGTTGATGGGCATGGTGGCTGCGGAGAACGCGCTGCGCCTAGCGGAGTCGAGCGACGCAGATTTTCTGGCTGCGGCGCTGAAATCACTGGAGCCGTTCCTCGCCGAGGCCTAA
- a CDS encoding methyltransferase, whose translation MTSALIDQLRADLTAAHYSVSALTGLWGIQADAALRRNQRVPARRALVALRERLSRPEPTATLAQLFVLGLPVPTGDLRAALPALGIEGATALGLVAEHGTDMRPLVDLRPYSFIDAAGAGSWWIISDLGELALGHPLGENHVLGVGGASRTLSSLIMPIQVESVLDLGTGCGIQALHAARHASRVVATDISERALDLAALNARLNGIDNIEFRLGSLFDPVAGEQFDHIISNPPFVITPRVPGVPSYEYRDGGMVGDALVEAVVRGAAAHLTPNGVAQLLGNWEYRGDTDAFDRLGDWLESGDQPRLDAWIIEREVQQPTEYAETWIRDGGTRPDTPDFDRLYAAWLDDFEARDVRQVGFGYLMLRRPARGEPTLRRLERLPEALGHNAAGIGAHLADCLLAHDWQASTSDADLLRATLTVAPDVTEERHYWPGQDDPTLLTLHQGSGFGRSVPLSTALAGLVGACDGELNIGAIVGALAQLLSADENELSEELLGQVRQLLADGFLQIPGR comes from the coding sequence GTGACTTCCGCTCTGATTGACCAGCTCCGCGCCGACCTGACCGCCGCCCACTACTCGGTGAGCGCACTGACGGGACTGTGGGGTATCCAAGCGGATGCCGCGCTGCGCCGCAACCAGCGGGTGCCGGCCCGCCGCGCCCTCGTGGCGCTGCGCGAACGTCTGTCCCGGCCGGAACCGACCGCCACCCTCGCGCAACTGTTCGTACTGGGGCTGCCCGTCCCGACCGGCGACCTGCGCGCCGCCTTGCCGGCGCTCGGCATCGAGGGCGCGACTGCCCTCGGGCTGGTCGCGGAGCACGGCACGGACATGCGCCCGCTCGTTGATCTTCGCCCATATTCCTTCATTGATGCGGCCGGAGCCGGCAGCTGGTGGATCATCTCCGACCTCGGTGAACTCGCGCTGGGGCATCCGCTGGGGGAGAACCATGTTCTGGGCGTGGGTGGGGCATCGCGCACGCTCAGCTCGCTCATCATGCCGATTCAGGTGGAGTCGGTGCTTGACCTCGGCACGGGGTGCGGCATTCAGGCGCTGCACGCGGCCCGCCATGCGTCGCGGGTCGTCGCAACCGACATCTCCGAGCGAGCCCTTGACCTTGCCGCGCTGAACGCGCGCCTCAATGGCATCGACAACATCGAGTTTCGACTCGGAAGTCTCTTTGATCCCGTGGCCGGGGAACAGTTCGACCACATTATTTCCAACCCCCCGTTCGTGATCACGCCCCGGGTTCCGGGGGTGCCGAGCTACGAATACCGCGACGGTGGCATGGTGGGCGATGCACTGGTGGAGGCCGTGGTGCGGGGTGCTGCTGCCCACCTCACACCGAACGGGGTGGCGCAGCTCCTCGGCAATTGGGAGTATCGGGGCGATACCGACGCCTTTGACCGCCTCGGCGACTGGCTCGAATCCGGAGACCAGCCGCGCCTCGATGCCTGGATCATCGAGCGTGAGGTACAGCAGCCCACGGAGTACGCCGAAACGTGGATCCGTGACGGCGGGACCCGGCCCGACACACCGGATTTCGACCGGCTCTACGCGGCCTGGCTCGATGATTTTGAGGCGCGCGATGTTCGTCAGGTGGGTTTTGGCTACCTCATGCTGCGACGCCCGGCCCGCGGAGAACCCACCCTGCGCCGGCTTGAGCGGTTGCCGGAAGCACTCGGCCACAACGCCGCGGGCATCGGGGCCCACCTCGCCGATTGTCTGCTGGCCCACGACTGGCAGGCGAGCACGAGCGATGCGGATTTGCTCCGGGCAACGCTCACGGTGGCGCCCGACGTCACCGAGGAACGCCACTACTGGCCCGGTCAGGACGACCCCACCCTGCTCACCCTCCACCAGGGCAGCGGATTCGGGCGGTCCGTACCCCTGAGCACGGCGCTCGCCGGGCTCGTGGGTGCGTGTGACGGCGAGCTGAACATTGGCGCCATCGTAGGTGCTCTCGCCCAGCTGCTCAGCGCCGATGAGAACGAGCTGAGTGAGGAACTGCTGGGGCAGGTGCGCCAGCTGCTCGCCGACGGTTTTCTGCAGATTCCTGGTCGCTGA
- a CDS encoding NAD(P)/FAD-dependent oxidoreductase, which yields MRDVVIVGGGPVGMMLACVLAVRGLDVQVLEQRTEPSLRSRAIGIHPPLLNVLDEIGVGRDIVSRATHVQDGSVRCDGRDLGTMSFAELPTRYPFVATLPQYDTESLLRNRFEQVRPDGVCGGVTVTGVRERTDHLEVLTDTGDSIQARFVVGADGARSRVREAMRIGWTSLGRSGTYVMGDYADTGTLGDTAMLYFERGGVVESFPLPGEHRRWVAMTDYLATEATSSDLADIIRHRTGAEVGEARGEASAFGVQQHLAARMSSGRVALVGDAAHQISPIGGQGMNLGWLDAVALAPAIEQGLSSPQHAVAALSAYGRRRRRTAVIAAQQAGFNMNMGRPATGLRLSARNALVRTLAQPPANALVARAFTMRWL from the coding sequence ATGCGTGATGTTGTGATCGTGGGAGGCGGACCGGTGGGCATGATGCTCGCCTGCGTTCTCGCGGTGCGTGGACTGGACGTGCAGGTGCTGGAACAGCGCACGGAGCCGTCCCTGCGGTCACGCGCCATTGGCATTCACCCTCCGCTGCTCAACGTGCTGGATGAGATTGGCGTGGGCCGGGATATTGTGAGCCGGGCCACGCACGTTCAGGACGGCAGCGTGCGCTGTGACGGCCGAGACCTCGGCACCATGTCGTTTGCGGAGCTGCCCACTCGTTACCCCTTCGTCGCCACGCTTCCGCAGTATGACACCGAGTCCCTGCTGCGCAATCGGTTTGAACAGGTGCGCCCCGACGGCGTTTGCGGAGGCGTCACGGTCACCGGAGTGCGGGAGCGAACCGATCACCTGGAGGTGCTCACCGACACCGGTGACAGCATCCAGGCGAGGTTCGTGGTGGGTGCCGACGGCGCACGCAGCCGGGTTCGGGAAGCCATGCGCATCGGGTGGACGTCACTCGGCCGAAGCGGAACCTACGTCATGGGCGACTACGCCGACACCGGCACCCTCGGCGACACGGCCATGCTCTACTTCGAACGGGGCGGAGTCGTGGAGTCGTTCCCGCTGCCCGGCGAACACCGCCGGTGGGTGGCCATGACCGACTATCTGGCCACCGAGGCCACCAGCAGTGACCTGGCCGACATCATCCGTCACCGCACCGGTGCCGAGGTGGGGGAAGCTCGCGGGGAGGCGAGCGCCTTCGGGGTGCAGCAGCATCTCGCCGCGCGCATGTCGTCCGGGCGAGTGGCACTCGTGGGCGACGCTGCGCACCAGATCAGCCCCATTGGCGGGCAGGGCATGAACCTGGGCTGGCTCGACGCCGTGGCGCTCGCACCGGCGATCGAGCAGGGTCTTAGTTCTCCCCAGCACGCGGTAGCAGCACTGTCGGCCTACGGTAGGCGGCGACGGCGCACCGCCGTCATCGCCGCGCAGCAGGCCGGATTCAATATGAACATGGGTCGTCCCGCCACCGGGCTGCGGCTCAGTGCGCGCAACGCGCTGGTACGAACCCTGGCGCAGCCGCCGGCCAACGCCCTCGTGGCTCGGGCCTTCACCATGCGCTGGCTCTAG